A window from Salvia miltiorrhiza cultivar Shanhuang (shh) chromosome 2, IMPLAD_Smil_shh, whole genome shotgun sequence encodes these proteins:
- the LOC131012597 gene encoding transcription factor MYB41-like: MGRSPCCDKDGLKKGPWTPEEDIKLIQYIQIHGAGNWRILPKNAGLQRCGKSCRLRWTNYLRPDIKRGRFSFEEEESIIQLHSVLGNKWSAIAARLPGRTDNEIKNYWNTHIRKRLLRNGIDPVTHAPRLDLLDLSSILGSPQLDLSNLLRLQTLLNPQGLRLALSLLSSSNVENPNILLHKQLQENRLLELDSHHNQAPIFQPNRFENVVGQQNPSNPEDSSRPNQPQSVQNNLGQLSTTSPSSSGQAFQNYCPTNENIPIDGSNFFYGVCDQMKAVADLSENSSFDSVLSTPSASTFVNGSTEDEKESFCSNLLRFEIPESLDQLDYFM, encoded by the exons ATGGGAAGATCACCATGCTGTGATAAAGATGGGCTGAAGAAAGGTCCGTGGACGCCGGAGGAAGACATCAAGCTCATCCAATACATCCAAATCCACGGCGCCGGCAATTGGAGAATTCTCCCCAAGAACGCCG GGCTTCAGAGATGTGGGAAGAGCTGCCGTCTGCGTTGGACCAACTATCTGAGGCCTGATATCAAAAGAGGAAGGTTTTCTTTTGAAGAAGAGGAAAGTATCATCCAACTACATAGCGTTCTTGGCAACAA GTGGTCCGCGATCGCGGCTCGTCTGCCGGGACGAACGGACAATGAGATCAAGAACTATTGGAACACGCACATAAGAAAGAGGCTCCTAAGGAACGGGATCGACCCGGTCACTCACGCCCCGCGGCTCGACCTACTAGATCTATCATCAATACTCGGCTCGCCTCAACTCGATTTATCGAACCTCCTCCGCCTGCAGACCCTTCTCAACCCACAAGGGCTCAGGCTCGCTTTGAGCCTCCTATCATCATCCAATGTTGAAAACCCTAATATCTTATTGCACAAGCAGCTTCAAGAAAACCGCCTCTTGGAATTGGATTCACACCATAATCAAGCCCCAATTTTCCAACCTAATCGCTTTGAAAACGTTGTTGGCCAACAAAATCCATCAAATCCTGAAGATTCTTCACGTCCAAATCAACCTCAATCTGTACAAAATAACCTAGGACAATTATCTACCACCTCTCCTAGCTCAAGTGGCCAAGCCTTCCAAAATTATTGTCCCACAAATGAAAATATTCCGATTGATGGTTCGAATTTTTTCTATGGAGTTTGCGATCAAATGAAGGCGGTGGCGGACTTGTCGGAGAATTCGAGCTTCGATTCGGTTCTGTCGACGCCATCGGCCTCGACGTTTGTCAACGGGAGCACGGAAGATGAGAAGGAAAGCTTTTGCAGTAATCTATTGAGGTTTGAGATTCCAGAGAGTTTAGATCAATTAGATTATTTCATGTAA